The Desulfovibrio sp. JC022 genomic sequence CATGTACAGAAAATCAAATCCATAAAGATTGATTGTGATGAGGACACCCTCGTACTGCTCGTGGACCAGATCGGCGGCGCAGCCTGCCACAAAGGATACAGAAGCTGTTTTTATCGTGAACTTAAGGAAGGCGAAGTTATCAAATGTTCGCCCATGGTTTTTGACCCCAAGGAGGTATACAAATAATGTCTAAGCAACTGAAAATCGGACTGCCTAAAGGTTCTTTGCAGGATGCAACTATCAAACTCTTCGCCAAATCCGGCTGGAAAGTTAACCTGCACCACAGAAACTATTTTCCTGATGTAAACGATGATGAACTGAACATTTCCATGTGCCGTGTTCAGGAAATTTCACGCTATATCGAAGACGGTGTTCTGGACTGCGGTCTTGCCGGAAGAGATTGGGTTCTGGAAAACAAATCCGATGTTATTGAAGTCTCCAGCCTTGTGTACTCCAAAGTCAGCAACCGTCCCGCCCGCTGGATTCTGGCTGTTGCAGGAGACTCCCCCTACAAAAAACCGGAAGACCTTGCCGGAAAGAAAATCGCAACAGAACTTCTCGGTGCCACCAAGGATTATTTCGAATCCAGAAATATCGACGTAGATGTTTTCTACTCCTGGGGTGCCACTGAAGCAAAAGTTGTTGAAGGCCTTTGCGACGCAATTGTTGAAGTAACCGAAACCGGTACCACCATCAAAGCCCACGGGTTGCGCGTAATTGATGAAGTCATGTCCACCAACACCGTGCTCATCGTTAATAAAGACGCATGGAATGATCCCTGGAAGCGTAAGAAAATTGAAAACATCAATCTACTGCTCCAAGGCGCACTCCGCGCTGAAAAAATGGTTGGCCTGAAAATGAACATGCCCAAGGCTTCCCTTGAAAAAGCCATGGAAGTAATGCCCAGCCTGAACTCACCAACCGTATCCGATCTTTCCGATCCGCAGTGGGTGTCGGTTGAAATCATGGTCGAAGAAGTGGTTGTGCGTGAGCTCATCCCCGAGCTTATCGACATGGGCGCGGAAGGAATTATCGAGTATCCGCTGAATAAAGTTATTTAACTTTCTAAATAGCCTAATAAAAAACTGGACCGTGGATTATCTCCACGGTCCAGTTTTTTATTAGGTTGAATAACCCCGACTAATTCTATTGCGAAACAATCCTTACACACATGGGCACCTGCTTATCTCCGAGCTGAATCACGATTTGCTGCTGCCCTGCGGGGCATGAATTACTGTTAGCATAACTGATCTTGGCACAGCGAACTTTAGGATCACCTTGAATGCTGTAAGGAAATGTACCCGGAGGGCAGGTCATATTTATACCGACCCGGGGAGGCTGATTACCCATTAACTTACTTTTAACACCCGCAACACATACAGCAAGATACTCATCCCCGAGACCTTCGGAAGCCAATGATTTTCTACATTCCTGCTCAATAAGGGTATCCATTTCACTAGCCTGTACCGGTATCACCAGCAGGACTGCGAATAAAGAAATACACGCGATCAGAGTAGACACAATTTTCATACCTTTCATTTTCACTCCAGATTTATAAAAGAATAAAGGGACAAAAAGGCTTATAACATGTTCAACATCAATGAATCAAACATCATCATAAATTTTCACATTCAGGTGCCCCTCTCAGCTTTGCTTTTTTCAAGAAGACGATTTAATAAGTCTTACACATGTTCAAAATTCTTATCTTCATAGCAATCCTGATTCTGATATTCGGGTACCGCAAAAAGCAAAAAATCAAAGGCGGTATTAATATCAATACCATCCTGATGGCCGCTTTGGTGGTTCTTTTCATTATTTCCCTGCTTACCAGATTTCAAAACTGACCTCCTGAACGCTCTGCTTTAAATAAAACCTATCGATAACTACAAATCAATCTAAACCCTTAAATAAAAACATCAACACGTATCTAAAAAATATCAGCTGATTTGAATTTTAACATTGATATTCAATCCCCACCGGGCGTATCCTAAACCAACTCAGGCATTAAGAATCCACCCACTAAATACCTGAGTCAGGTTATCTCATGACCTCTGTTGCTTAGAACGGCTGCTCTTACCATGACAGCAGCCGTTCTATTTTTTTGGCTGTTGACCCTGCTGACGATTAAGGTTATCGATAAGCAATATTTTTGTTATTCATTTAATATATTGCATAAATTTATCAAAAAATCAGCAAGCAAACATAGGTTTGCGTATCTGTAGACCTGTAAAAAAGCGCATAGGATTAAAAATGACAGCTGAAACCTTCACTCACCGTGAGCTTTCCTCCATCACCGGAGTATCGGTCACCACCATCAAAAGTTATCGCAAAAAATTTCCGGAATTCTTTTTTATTGTCGGACACGGCAAACCCCTGCGCTTCAGAAAAGGGGCTGACAAACTCTGCCTGCGCATACGCGATCTCTTTAATAAAAATCTATCGGTAAAGCAGATACACGACAAACTTTTAACAGAATTTGAATCAGTTAAAGAAAATCGTCAGCTATCGGAAAACATCAAAAATTCAGATAATCCACAGGTAAGCAGTGATGAATTCGAAAAGCTGGCTAAAACCACAGCTCAGATGATGAACGGACTTGCAGCACTGGTCACCGTACAGGCAAAAGCTGAGCAGCGTCTTGCCCGCATTGAGAAATCACTGAAAGAACTGGTTTCGACCCAGTCTCAAGCACCATCCAGCACAGAAATGTTACAGGAAATAAAGGATATCCTTGCTGCTTCCGGTGGTTTGCAGCAGCCGGAAAGGATCACCGCCAAAAAAGTTGTCACCATTAAAAAAGATGACGGACAGGCTGAATCATATTCCTTAGATGCTGATAGATCAGCCATTGAACCGGAAGCTGAATTTCTGGAGCTCCCGGTGGTCATCCACTCTGAAAACGGCGAATTTCTGGGCCTGCCCGGTAAGCCAGGACATCCTTTCACTCTGCAAGAACTCGTTTATCTGGTCAGCAGCCGCAAAGAAGAAGGTGCTTCCAAGGTCTGGCATAAACAGGGACGGGACTGGGTTTTGGCCGTCAAATCTCCGGAAGGACCGTTGTATGAGCTTTATTTCAGCATGACCAAGACTCCTAAAGGAAATATCGTATCTTTCTTCAATAAATTAGATATAAATTCAGAATCAAGCAACCATGCAGATATCCTTGTTTTCTTCAAAGAAGTGCGGGATTTGATTGATTCAATCTAATTTCTGGAAAATTGTGCGGATACCGTTTGCATAAAGAATCTATATTCAGCTATTATCGGCTTGATATTCAATAATTAAGCACAATTATTTTCAACAATATCAACAAACTACCCTTAAAAAGCAATCAAAAATGATAACACTGCTTAGCGGGGGCTGTTTTTAAAACTTCTTTTTCAAGGAGGAAACCACTGTGGCTGCGCCAATTTTTAACTGCAAAAACGCTGATGATGTTCTGAAGGCTGTACGCGATTACAATATCAGTTTCGTACAGTTCTGGTTTGTGGACATTCTTGGAACGCTGAAAAGCTTCCAGATTACCCCCAAAGAACTTGAAGCATCTTTCGAAGAAGGCATGGGATTTGACGGTTCTTCCATTCTCGGTTTCACCAGAATCGAGGAATCGGATATGATCGCCATTCCCGACCCAACCACCTTTCAGCTCTGCTCATGGCGCCCCACGGACCGCCCTGTTGCCCGCATGTTCTGTGATATCCAGAACCCGGATGGAACACCTTATGAAGGCGACAGCCGCTGGGTACTCAAAAAGACACTCGATAAGGCTGCCGAGCGCGGTTACACCTATTACGTAGGTCCTGAACTTGAATTTTTCCTCTTTAAGGATGAAAAGGGCACCAAGATTATCGACCGTGGCGGTTACTTTGATGCTCCGCCGCTGGATCTCGGTAACGATGTCCGCCGGGACATCATCTTCTCCCTTGAGCAGATGGGGTATGATGTTGAATACAGCCATCACGAAGTTGCCCCGAGCCAGCATGAAATTGACCTGCGTTATGCCGAAGGCATGCGCATGGCCGACACCGCCATGACCTACCGGGTTATTGTCAAGGAAATGGCCCGGAAACACGGTATATACGCCACCTTCATGCCCAAACCAATTTTCGGTGAAAACGGTTCCGGCATGCATGTGCACCAATCCCTGTTCAAAAACGGCCGCAACGTCTTTTTTGATGCCAATGATGAGTACCATCTCAGTCCGGAAGGTAAAAGTTACATCGCAGGTATCCTCAAGCATGCCCCGGAAATGACCTGTGTAACCAACCAGTGGGTCAACTCTTACAAACGTCTTGTTCCCGGCTACGAAGCACCTGTCTACGTCTCATGGGCCCGTAAGAACCGCTCCACACTGGTCAGGGTGCCCATGTATAAACCCGGCAAGGAAAACGCCACCAGAATGGAACTTCGCTGCCCGGACCCGGCAGCCAACCCCTATCTCTGTTTTGCGGTAATGCTGCAAGCCGGACTTAAGGGAATAGACGAGGCTTACGAGCTGCCCGCTCCCATCGAAGAGAACATCTTTGCCATGGACGGCCCTACCCTCGCAGAGCACGGCATCACCGCCCTGCCCGGCAACCTTTACGAAGCTGCCGTAGCCATGAAAAACGGTGAAGTGGTTAAGGAATGCCTTGGCGAACACATTCACAGCAATCTTTACAGAAACAAGATCAAGGAATGGGATAAATACCGCACTCAGGTAACTGAGTACGAGATATCTACTTATCTGCCTGTACTTTAATATTGCCTTCGGCGACCAGAGAGGGGAAACTTTTTGTAAAAAGTTTCCCCTCTCTGGACTCTCCCCTTCAAAAACTTTTAATTCGCTTCGCGGTTCTATCCGTACAGGTGTCATATGCCTGAAATTTCATCTCTCAACGGACAATACAAATTAGATTCCCTTGGCCTCTTGCCTGACTTTTGCTTACAGGAAATCTTCAGCCGCAAAATCAGCAATGCCGCAGCGGCAAAAATAATTATTCTGCTTTCTGAACAGACACGCCAGAAGCTCTTGGATAATTTCAATATGGTTCGCACTGTGCGGATCAAAACAATTATCGATAAATATGAAAGTGGAGAACTTAAAATCCCATTTTCACGTTTTGAAAAGACCTGTGAAGATCTCATGGACCGGGTTCAAAACCTTAAAGAAGAGGGAAAGATTCAAATTCCTGAAGTAAGTCTTGATGAATCCTTTTTTAATTCTTCCAATGAATTGACTACCTTTTCAGACACTATTCCCCGATTCAATTTCTGCCATAATGATATTCATGATTTAATATCATGGTGGAATCTGGCTGCCAGAAATATCAGGTCCCTTTTCGGTAAAAAGGCTCAGGCAGAGGATATTGTTCTTGAGAGACTGGATGATGAATTCAGTGCCAAAATTTTTGCCCACGCAATTGATGATCTCAGGACAAATGAATTTAATGATAAAGCTGAAGAACTTCGTAAATCAGCCTTTCATGAATATGAACTGCGCCTTAACCTGATTGAAGAATTCCTGCTGGAATTGATAGACAAAAAAAATGACCGAAATTTTGCAGCAAAACTGGCCAGCTTTTTCCCGGAGGATAAATTGATGCAGGATAAACTGATCAAGAACGGCCCCCTGCTGCTTATACCTGCGGTTAAAGATGAGCTTCCGGTTAAAGATATCGCCATGAGTCTTTTTAAACTTAAGCTCATTTATGATGAGTTTGAAATGCACGGAATCGAAAAACTTGTAAGCACCTCCAACAACCATTTTTTCAAAAAAGGATTATCGATAACTTCATCGAAAATGAATCCCAGTTATGAACGTAGAATAATTACGGAGCGTAAAAAATCTGCTCTTGCTGAATTTGAAATCAAGTTGCGCATGATCATTGATGCGGCAATCTGTATCAGGGAAAACATCAGCACTTTCATCATGCTGGAATTGATGAGCAGTTATACGGTTTATGATTTTGAAGAATAATTAAAAAGTCGGCTCCAAATGGAACCGACTTTTAATTATTCAAATGTTCATAACTATTCTATTTCCCCAATTTCCTTCAACAATCCCATAATATGGGTTACTTCCCCTGCGGCCATTGTTCCGCCGAGAGAAATTGCCACTGCACATGTTTCAAGAATTTCATCAACAGTTGCGCCGAGATTCAGAGCTTCTTCGGTCTGATAAAGCATACAGGCCCTACACCCGCTGACCAGTGCCCCCACCAGAGCCATCAATCTCTTTTCTTTAGCTTTGACAGACCCATCCTTATATATTTCGCCATTATACTGATCGTAGAGATCGGCAACCTCGGGCATGAGTTTATTGTAGGTTTCCCAGTTCGCGCCGATTGAGTCCTTAAATTCAATTTGTGATTCAGCCATTTTCTAACTCCTTGTTTTTGGATTTAACTTCTTTCTTTTGGAGATAATGGCTGAGACATATACATTAGACAAACTAATGTTTTTTATCTAGGACATAAGAATGCTTGATATCACAAAAACAGCACAACTAACACCGGATCTGCTCCGCTCCTTCTTAGTAGCAGCGGATACCGGCAGCTTCACCCGCACCGCATCTCTTGTCCACAGAACGCAGGCAGCGGTAAGCATGCAGATGAAAAAACTGGAAGAGGACCTGAAATGTGTACTTTTCAAACGGGATGGCAGAGGGGTCAGTCTCACCGCCGAAGGGGAAATTCTTTACCGCTATTCAACTAAGATTCTTGATCTTCATGATGAAGCACTGTCCGCTGTGTCCGGTCCAAAACTTCATGGAAGTGTACGCCTGGGAGCCCCGGATGATTACGCCATGAAACATCTTCCCGGAATTATGCAGGAATTTGCAGTAAACCACCCACAGGTTCAAGTGGATGTATTTTGTGATGACACCCCGACTCTGGCCGGAATGCTGGATAACGGTAAGCTCGATCTGGTTATTGCTACGGACCATGCACAAACGGAGTACTCCACACCACTCGAACTGAGCTGGATCTTACCGGAAAGAATGGACCCGTCAGAAATGGAAGAACTTCCGCTGGCCCTGTTCCACCCAGTTTGCTGTTATCGTGAAAATGGCTTGAAAGCCCTTGAAAAAGCCGGGCGCAAATACCGCATAGCTTACGGCAGCCCCAGCTTGGCGGGCCTGCTTGCCGCAGTTCGGGGAGGGTTGGCAATTGCCGTTGTTACCAAAGATACGACTGCAAAAGGATGCAGGCACGTCCTTCCTTCAGACGGCCTGCCACCCATAAAATCGGTTTATATTGATTTGAGATTCCAGCCCGGAAACCGTTCAGAAGTGGTTTCAGTATTCGGAGGATTTATTGCGAAGGGATTGGGGATTGTGATTTAGCAGTTATTAAGAAAGACTTAATAACTGCTTGGTTAATCAATTTAGAGCTACTTAAAAATATCAAAACTTCTTCTTCAAATAATCCAGCTTATACCTGACCGCGTAAGGATTAGGATAAGTATCCAAAATCTTTTCCAGCAATTCAGCGGCACGGCGGTATTCATGACGGTCTTCATAGATATCAGCGAGCATGAAAGCTGCCTCTGCATGGATATCTTCGGGAACATCATCCATTTTAAGCAACTTTTCCAGCTCTGATTCCGCCCTTTCCCAGGCCTGGATAAGGGTCAGGGTATGGGCCATTTCAAAGAGCGCGCGAGCCTTTGTAACTTTATTATCGGTAGTTTTGGCTATGTCATTGTAAGTATAGATAGCGAGATCGTAATTCCTGAGTTTACGGAAAGTCTCGGCCAGCATGGTCCGGGTTGAATCGAGCTGCTCCTGCGGCTGGTCTGAATATTCAAGGCTCTTTTCAAGTGCCTCTACGGCCGGTTTATACTGCCCGGTACGAATATACATTTCAGCCAGATTACGCTTCATGCTCGAAGCAAGTTCCGGTTTATGCCCGAACTCAAGATACATGGCTTCAAGTATCGCGGCCCCGCGGTCACTGTCGTGACGGACTTCAGCGGCGATTTTTACCAGATAATTCCAGGCCTCAAAACGATGCTCTCCCTGCGGATTATCCTGCAAATACCTTTCAAACCCTTTTTCGGAATCAACATAAAAGCCACTGATGAAATTTGACCGAGCCTTATCGATAACCTCTGATGTGTTATCACTCGGTTTATCACATCCCTGCGCCATAAGCAGCAGGGATGTGATTATAATGATCAAACATCTTTTCATGATGCGGATTCTTCACCTTCAGGTTCGGAAACTGTTTCTTCATTTGCATCCTGAACAAGGTCAAAACCAACAACATGGTCACCGTCATCCATGCGAACAAGACGAACACCCTGAGTAGCACGGCCTACAAGAGATACATCCTTCACGCCCATGCGGATGATCTTGTTACCGGAAGTAAGCAGGACAACTTCATCATCAGGGGAAACCATGATTGAACCAAGCACCTTGCCGGTTTTGGTGGTCACCCTCATGCTGATGATACCTTTACCGCCACGGGTCTGTAAGCGGTGCTGTTCAATATCGGTACGTTTACCGTAACCGCCTTCAGAGATGGTCAGCAGCTGTATACGATCTTCATCACCGGTTACAACTCCTGAAACCACTTCATCACCGGGACGAAGAGCGATTCCTTTAACACCGCTGGCTACACGGCCCATGGAGCGGGCATCCTGGCAGCTGAAGCGGATGGAGGTACCGTTTCTGGTAACCAGTACGGCCTCGGAATCAGCGTTTACCTCTTTCACGGTAATCAGCTCATCGCCGTCTTTCAGAGCCACCGCACGGATACCGGACTGGCGGCAGTTGCGGTACAGGGCGATGGAAGAACGTTTAACCATGCCGTTCTTGGTAACGAACAGGAAGAAGCATTCTTCTTCGAATTCACGCATAGTCATTGCAGTGGCAATGGTCTCGTCCTTCTCAAGAGGCAACAGGTTGGCAATATGCGCGCCACGGGCAATGCGGCTTGCTTCGGGAACCTGATGAACCTTGATTTTGAACATCTTACCCTTAGAAGTGAACAGCAGCAGGTACTGGTGGTTGGAGGTGGTCAGGAAGGTGTGGATAAAATCCCCGTCCTTGGTCTGAACACCGGCAATACCTTTACCGCCGCGTTTCTGCTTCTGATAATTGGAAAGCGGGGTACGCTTGATATAACCGCGTCTGGAAAGAGTGATTACCGCATCGTCATCGGGGATCAGATCTTCGATGTCGATATCATCGGGGTTGTGATCCATGAGTACGGTCTTACGCTCGGTAGCGTAATTATCTTTGATCTCAACCAGCTCATCGCGGATAACGCCTTTAAGTACTTCTTCGTTTTCAAGAATAGACTTGAAGTATTCAATTTTCTTGAGAATTTCAGCGTATTCTTCAAGAAGTTTTTCCTGCTCAAGGTTGGTAAGACGCTGTAATCTCATATCCAGAATAGCCTGAGCCTGAACCTTAGAAAGTTCAAATCTGTCCATGAGTCCGTTACGGGCTTCATCACCGTTTTTGGATGCGCGGATAATCTTGACCACTTCATCGATGTTATCCAACGCAATGCGCAGACCTTCGAG encodes the following:
- a CDS encoding carboxymuconolactone decarboxylase family protein codes for the protein MAESQIEFKDSIGANWETYNKLMPEVADLYDQYNGEIYKDGSVKAKEKRLMALVGALVSGCRACMLYQTEEALNLGATVDEILETCAVAISLGGTMAAGEVTHIMGLLKEIGEIE
- the hisG gene encoding ATP phosphoribosyltransferase, coding for MSKQLKIGLPKGSLQDATIKLFAKSGWKVNLHHRNYFPDVNDDELNISMCRVQEISRYIEDGVLDCGLAGRDWVLENKSDVIEVSSLVYSKVSNRPARWILAVAGDSPYKKPEDLAGKKIATELLGATKDYFESRNIDVDVFYSWGATEAKVVEGLCDAIVEVTETGTTIKAHGLRVIDEVMSTNTVLIVNKDAWNDPWKRKKIENINLLLQGALRAEKMVGLKMNMPKASLEKAMEVMPSLNSPTVSDLSDPQWVSVEIMVEEVVVRELIPELIDMGAEGIIEYPLNKVI
- the hisI gene encoding phosphoribosyl-AMP cyclohydrolase, with the translated sequence MIKPDFEKMNNLVPAIAQDAETGEVLMMAYMNEEAWNKTLETGDAHYWSRSRNTLWHKGGTSGHVQKIKSIKIDCDEDTLVLLVDQIGGAACHKGYRSCFYRELKEGEVIKCSPMVFDPKEVYK
- a CDS encoding tetratricopeptide repeat protein, translating into MKRCLIIIITSLLLMAQGCDKPSDNTSEVIDKARSNFISGFYVDSEKGFERYLQDNPQGEHRFEAWNYLVKIAAEVRHDSDRGAAILEAMYLEFGHKPELASSMKRNLAEMYIRTGQYKPAVEALEKSLEYSDQPQEQLDSTRTMLAETFRKLRNYDLAIYTYNDIAKTTDNKVTKARALFEMAHTLTLIQAWERAESELEKLLKMDDVPEDIHAEAAFMLADIYEDRHEYRRAAELLEKILDTYPNPYAVRYKLDYLKKKF
- a CDS encoding LysR family transcriptional regulator; translation: MLDITKTAQLTPDLLRSFLVAADTGSFTRTASLVHRTQAAVSMQMKKLEEDLKCVLFKRDGRGVSLTAEGEILYRYSTKILDLHDEALSAVSGPKLHGSVRLGAPDDYAMKHLPGIMQEFAVNHPQVQVDVFCDDTPTLAGMLDNGKLDLVIATDHAQTEYSTPLELSWILPERMDPSEMEELPLALFHPVCCYRENGLKALEKAGRKYRIAYGSPSLAGLLAAVRGGLAIAVVTKDTTAKGCRHVLPSDGLPPIKSVYIDLRFQPGNRSEVVSVFGGFIAKGLGIVI
- a CDS encoding glutamine synthetase family protein, with protein sequence MAAPIFNCKNADDVLKAVRDYNISFVQFWFVDILGTLKSFQITPKELEASFEEGMGFDGSSILGFTRIEESDMIAIPDPTTFQLCSWRPTDRPVARMFCDIQNPDGTPYEGDSRWVLKKTLDKAAERGYTYYVGPELEFFLFKDEKGTKIIDRGGYFDAPPLDLGNDVRRDIIFSLEQMGYDVEYSHHEVAPSQHEIDLRYAEGMRMADTAMTYRVIVKEMARKHGIYATFMPKPIFGENGSGMHVHQSLFKNGRNVFFDANDEYHLSPEGKSYIAGILKHAPEMTCVTNQWVNSYKRLVPGYEAPVYVSWARKNRSTLVRVPMYKPGKENATRMELRCPDPAANPYLCFAVMLQAGLKGIDEAYELPAPIEENIFAMDGPTLAEHGITALPGNLYEAAVAMKNGEVVKECLGEHIHSNLYRNKIKEWDKYRTQVTEYEISTYLPVL
- the gyrA gene encoding DNA gyrase subunit A, coding for MSQITIEEELKKSYLEYSLSVIIGRAIPDVRDGLKPVHRRILYAMHELGNSYNRAYKKSARVVGDVIGKYHPHGDSAVYDALVRMAQEFSMRDPLVDGQGNFGSIDGDAAAAMRYTEARMSKLSSEFLADLEKKTVDFRDNYDNSLQEPSVLPTKVPNLLLNGTSGIAVGMATNIPPHNLGELINGTVHLLDNPECEIEDLMGHIKGPDFPTGALCFGGKGLREAYLTGRGSIKIRGVVNIEEKKNGRQSIVITEIPYALNKSSMVEKIAQLVGEGKIEGVSDLRDESDRKGIRVVVDLKKGAIADIIINSLYKFTQLEQSFGINMMAVNANRPQLMNIKQILAAFLEHRREVIIRRTRFDLDKCEKRAHILEGLRIALDNIDEVVKIIRASKNGDEARNGLMDRFELSKVQAQAILDMRLQRLTNLEQEKLLEEYAEILKKIEYFKSILENEEVLKGVIRDELVEIKDNYATERKTVLMDHNPDDIDIEDLIPDDDAVITLSRRGYIKRTPLSNYQKQKRGGKGIAGVQTKDGDFIHTFLTTSNHQYLLLFTSKGKMFKIKVHQVPEASRIARGAHIANLLPLEKDETIATAMTMREFEEECFFLFVTKNGMVKRSSIALYRNCRQSGIRAVALKDGDELITVKEVNADSEAVLVTRNGTSIRFSCQDARSMGRVASGVKGIALRPGDEVVSGVVTGDEDRIQLLTISEGGYGKRTDIEQHRLQTRGGKGIISMRVTTKTGKVLGSIMVSPDDEVVLLTSGNKIIRMGVKDVSLVGRATQGVRLVRMDDGDHVVGFDLVQDANEETVSEPEGEESAS